In Zea mays cultivar B73 chromosome 7, Zm-B73-REFERENCE-NAM-5.0, whole genome shotgun sequence, the following proteins share a genomic window:
- the LOC100285202 gene encoding alpha-L-fucosidase 1 precursor, with protein sequence MASPLLCLAAAALAVAVLVSATEAWRATPPPLPVLPIPSAPQLRWQRREVIMFFHFGMNTFTDSEWGTGSEDPSLFRPAGLNATQWMDAARAAGASLVILVAKHHDGFCLWPSDYTAHSVRASPWRGGRGDVVREFVGAARARGLDAGLYLSPWDRHDQRYGEEVAYNEYYEAQLHELLTGYGSVSEIWFDGAKGKNATNMTYHFQEWFQTVKQLQRSINIFSDDGPDVRWVGDEKGYAGTTCWSTVNRSMITIGEAGIEKYLNAGDPRGRDWVPPECDVSIRPGWFWHKNETAKPLSQLLEIYYNSVGRNCVLLLNAPPNSTGLVEDADIARLREFGAAVATVFGTDLAAGSEARASSERGARFAARNVMDGRDDTYWAPTAEDGRRNGYWIELRRRPGARARAFNVVRIQEHVALGQRVERHAVYVDGAPVANGTTVGHKRLHRLPCPVAGTTVRVWITALRGPPLLSAVGLHYDPFVASDTM encoded by the exons ATGGCAAGCCCGCTGCTGTGCCTGGCCGCCGCGGCGCTGGCCGTAGCCGTCCTCGTCTCCGCGACAGAGGCGTGGCGCGCGACTCCACCGCCGCTGCCGGTGCTGCCGATCCCGTCGGCGCCGCAGCTGAGATGGCAGCGCCGCGAGGTGATCATGTTCTTCCACTTCGGCATGAACACCTTCACGGACTCCGAGTGGGGCACGGGGTCGGAGGACCCGTCCCTGTTCCGCCCCGCGGGGCTCAACGCCACCCAGTGGATGGACGCGGCGCGGGCGGCGGGGGCCTCGCTCGTCATCCTCGTCGCCAAGCACCACGACGGGTTCTGCCTCTGGCCGTCCGACTACACGGCCCACTCCGTGCGCGCCAGCCCCTGGCGCGGGGGCCGCGGCGACGTGGTGAGGGAGTTCGTGGGCGCTGCCCGCGCGCGCGGCCTTGATGCCGGGCTGTACCTCTCGCCATGGGACCGGCACGACCAGAGGTACGGCGAGGAGGTCGCGTACAACGAGTACTACGAGGCCCAGCTCCACGAGCTCCTCACCGG GTACGGGAGCGTGTCGGAGATTTGGTTCGACGGCGCCAAGGGCAAGAACGCGACCAATATGACGTACCACTTCCAGGAGTGGTTCCAGACGGTGAAGCAGCTGCAGCGCTCCATCAACATCTTCTCCGACGACGGGCCCGACGTCCGCTGGGTCGGCGACGAGAAGGGCTACGCCGGAACCACCTGCTGGTCCACCGTCAACCGATCCATGATCACCATCGGAGAAGCCGGCATCGAGAAGTACCTGAACGCGGGCGACCCACGGGGGCGCGACTGGGTGCCGCCGGAGTGCGACGTGTCGATCCGGCCGGGCTGGTTCTGGCACAAGAACGAGACGGCCAAGCCGCTGAGCCAGCTGCTGGAGATCTACTACAACTCCGTAGGCCGGAACTGCGTGCTCCTGCTCAACGCGCCGCCCAACTCCACGGGCCTGGTCGAGGACGCCGACATCGCGCGGCTGCGCGAGTTCGGGGCCGCCGTGGCCACCGTCTTCGGCACGGACCTCGCCGCGGGCAGCGAGGCCAGGGCCAGCAGCGAGCGCGGCGCCCGGTTCGCGGCGCGCAACGTGATGGACGGCCGCGACGACACGTACTGGGCGCCGACGGCCGAGGACGGGCGCCGGAACGGGTACTGGATCGAGCTGCGGCGGCggccgggcgcgcgggcgcgggcgttcAACGTGGTGCGGATCCAGGAGCACGTGGCGCTGGGGCAGCGCGTGGAGCGGCACGCGGTGTACGTGGACGGCGCGCCCGTGGCCAACGGCACGACGGTGGGGCACAAGCGACTGCACCGGCTGCCCTGCCCCGTCGCGGGCACGACGGTGAGGGTCTGGATCACGGCGCTGCGTGGCCCGCCGCTGCTCTCGGCGGTGGGCCTACACTACGACCCCTTCGTCGCGTCGGACACGATGTGA